From a region of the Synergistaceae bacterium genome:
- a CDS encoding NADP-dependent isocitrate dehydrogenase, which yields MSKIKMATPIVEMDGDEMTRVLWQIIKDDLLSPFVELNTEYYDLGLPKRDETGDKITWEAAEAIKKYRVGVKCATITPNKQRVEEYNLHEMWKSPNGTIRAVLDGTVFRKPILTKCIKPVVKNWHKPITIARHAYGDVYRGTEFRVPEPGKAELLFTGKNGATFRETVYDYECPGVLQAMYNKDTSIKSFARSCFEYALSTKEDLWFSSKDTISKQYDQTFKLLFQEIFETEYKAKFDAAGITYFYTLIDDAVARVMRSEGGFIWACKNYDGDVMSDMVSTAFGSLAMMTSVLVSPDGNFEYEAAHGTVTKHFYRYREEGKMTSTNPVATIFAWSGALRKRGEIDGNNDLVAFANKLEKATIETIEGGVMTKDLSSLCEGVVPHVVDSKEFIKAIAAKL from the coding sequence ATGAGCAAAATAAAAATGGCAACTCCCATTGTAGAGATGGACGGCGACGAAATGACCCGCGTTTTATGGCAGATTATCAAAGATGACCTGCTTTCACCGTTCGTGGAATTAAACACGGAATATTACGACTTGGGATTGCCTAAGAGAGACGAGACCGGCGATAAAATCACTTGGGAAGCAGCCGAAGCAATCAAGAAATACAGAGTCGGAGTCAAATGCGCAACAATTACCCCGAATAAACAGCGTGTCGAAGAATATAATTTACACGAAATGTGGAAGAGTCCCAACGGCACAATTAGAGCTGTTCTCGACGGTACAGTTTTCAGGAAGCCTATTTTAACGAAATGCATTAAACCGGTCGTAAAGAATTGGCACAAACCTATTACCATTGCAAGACATGCATATGGCGACGTTTACAGAGGCACAGAATTTAGAGTCCCTGAGCCCGGCAAAGCAGAATTATTATTCACCGGCAAGAACGGCGCAACCTTCCGCGAAACTGTTTACGATTACGAGTGCCCCGGCGTTTTGCAGGCAATGTACAACAAAGACACGTCAATAAAATCATTTGCACGCAGCTGCTTTGAGTACGCCCTCTCAACAAAAGAAGATCTCTGGTTCTCCTCGAAAGATACAATTTCTAAGCAGTATGACCAGACATTTAAATTATTATTCCAGGAAATTTTTGAGACGGAATACAAGGCAAAATTTGACGCAGCCGGAATCACTTATTTTTACACGCTGATTGATGATGCAGTAGCGCGCGTTATGCGTTCTGAAGGCGGATTTATCTGGGCTTGCAAGAATTATGACGGCGACGTTATGAGCGACATGGTATCGACGGCTTTCGGTTCACTTGCAATGATGACGAGCGTTCTTGTTTCACCGGACGGAAATTTTGAGTACGAAGCTGCACACGGAACAGTAACAAAGCATTTCTACCGTTACCGCGAAGAAGGCAAAATGACATCAACTAACCCCGTTGCAACAATTTTCGCATGGAGCGGAGCACTCAGAAAACGCGGCGAGATTGACGGAAATAATGATCTCGTAGCATTTGCAAATAAACTTGAGAAGGCAACAATTGAGACAATAGAAGGCGGAGTCATGACGAAAGATTTATCATCACTTTGTGAGGGCGTTGTACCTCATGTCGTTGACTCGAAAGAATTTATCAAGGCTATAGCAGCAAAATTATAA